CAGATTCGTTCCTTTAATCTTCCTGACAGCGTCCTTCACAATCTGTGCTTCAGCTGTGGCCACAATAAATCTCTCAACTTCCCCAAACTCAGTTCTATATACCAGTCTTTCAATCTCATCCTCCTCTTTCTCATGATCACTCAGCTCAATCTCTGGAGAAGTAGTGGAGAAGACAACATTGCAAGACTCCTTGGAGTTCTTTTCTGGTTTCCCTAGTAGAGATCCCATTGGCTGCTTAGAGGATGAAGGCATAGAAGAAACATGACTCTCCAAAGCCTTGAGATGAGAGGCAAGTTGCATGTACTTGTTGTTGAGGTCAGAATAGTTCCCATCAATCTTTGCATGGATGTTCTTGAACTCATAAATCATGGTCTTCTCATTTCTGGCCTAAAATTCCAAGAGTTGCTTGAACATAGAATCCACACTTGAATCTGGAGCTTGAGCTTGAGAAGAGCTTCCTTGAGTCTAAGGAGACTGGTTGGCTTGGTAATCTCCTTGCTGATTGTTGTAGAGTGGCCTTTGTTGGTAGTTGTTTTGGTACTGAAAGTTGGGCTCTTTCTTGTACCATGTGCCATTAGCATTGATGAAGCACAGCTCCTCTTGGCCTTCTAAACCATCAACCTCATTGATCACTGGAGGTGCCTCTTGTTTCTGGTCACCAACAAAGTTCATCTTCTCCTGCTTCGCCTTTTCTGCAAGAAGTAGATCCAACTTGGCTTGGAGAGACTTCAGCTCTTTCCTGGTGTGCTGATCATCACCTCTATTGCTTCTATCATACTCCTCACTGCAGACTGAGTCACTCTTAGCCATGTTCTCCACCAGCTCCTCTGCATCCTCTTCAGTTTTACCCAAGAAGAAACCATTGCTGGCTGTGTCTAATCTGCTCCTGAACTCTGGAAGAGCACCTCTGTAAAAGGTACTGAGCAAACTCTCCTTGGTGAAGCCATGATGTGGGCATTGAGACCAATAGCCCTTGAACCTCTTTGAACCTCTCCCATGCTTCACTAAATCCCTCTAGGTTCTTCTGCTGAAAGCTAGAGATCTCATTCCTGATCTTGGCCGTCCTTGAGATAGAGAAGAACTTCTCTAGGAAAGCCCTCTTGCACTCATTCCAAGTTGTGATAGAGTCACTTGGAAGAGTCTTCTCCCATTGGTGTGCTTTGTCTCCCAAACAAAAGGGGAACATCTTGAGCTTGAAGACATCTTCAGAAACACCACTGGTCTTGGGCAAGCCACAATATTTATCAAACTTGTACAAGTGATCAAAAGGGTCTTCAGCAGCAAGGCCATGATACTTGTTATT
This sequence is a window from Brassica oleracea var. oleracea cultivar TO1000 chromosome C1, BOL, whole genome shotgun sequence. Protein-coding genes within it:
- the LOC106337470 gene encoding uncharacterized protein LOC106337470, which encodes MFPFCLGDKAHQWEKTLPSDSITTWNECKRAFLEKFFSISRTAKIRNEISSFQQKNLEGFSEAWERGALPEFRSRLDTASNGFFLGKTEEDAEELVENMAKSDSVCSEEYDRSNRGDDQHTRKELKSLQAKLDLLLAEKAKQEKMNFVGDQKQEAPPVINEVDGLEGQEELCFINANGTWYKKEPNFQYQNNYQQRPLYNNQQGDYQANQSP